In Rutidosis leptorrhynchoides isolate AG116_Rl617_1_P2 chromosome 2, CSIRO_AGI_Rlap_v1, whole genome shotgun sequence, one genomic interval encodes:
- the LOC139889182 gene encoding aldehyde oxidase GLOX-like, with translation MTPSYLLLSLIILHHILPCPAKGGTWSLLQRSIGISAMHMQLLPNDRVVMYDRKNFGTSNISLPKGKCPPNSIDCTAHSIEYDVASNSVRPLMVLTDFWCSSGSLMTDGTLVQTGGDVEGAFVVRTYKSCDTCDWEETPNALSKYRWYATNHKLPDGRQIIIGGRGQHNYEFYPKTSKTETAIDFPFLAETTDLEENNLYPFVFLYPDGNLFIYANNRAIFFDYVNNQVVKNFPIIPGGDPRNYPSTGSSVLLPMRIVKGNVPEVEFLICGGAPKLSFLHANNNQIFDKAMDTCGRMKISDPDPKWVMETMPLARVMGDMLLLPNGHVLIINGGSAGAAAWEIGRDPVLTPVIYRPDNPKGTRFEVQTGSGTPRMYHSTALLIRDGSILVGGSNPHDKYQFGLDVLFPTELSLEKFSPSYLDSTESGKRPVITSPGSGTSTKYGKRMVITFAVTENVNPGLVKVTMVSPSFNTHSFSMNQRLLILESDIATTLLDSSKYQITVTMPPSNLIAPPGYYMLFVVHKDIPSEGIWVHIK, from the coding sequence ATGACACCATCATATCTCTTGTTATCACTAATAATCCTCCACCACATTCTGCCATGTCCCGCTAAAGGAGGAACATGGTCCTTACTTCAACGTAGCATTGGCATATCAGCCATGCACATGCAACTGCTACCTAATGATCGAGTCGTAATGTATGATCGTAAAAATTTCGGAACTTCAAACATTTCTCTTCCAAAGGGCAAATGCCCCCCAAATTCAATCGACTGCACAGCCCATTCAATCGAATATGATGTGGCATCGAACAGTGTTCGTCCACTTATGGTTTTAACTGACTTCTGGTGTTCCTCAGGCAGTTTAATGACCGATGGAACATTGGTCCAAACAGGGGGCGACGTTGAAGGTGCCTTTGTTGTTAGGACTTATAAGTCTTGTGACACGTGCGATTGGGAAGAGACACCAAATGCACTTTCGAAATATAGATGGTACGCCACCAACCATAAGTTGCCAGATGGACGTCAAATTATTATTGGTGGGCGTGGACAACATAACTACGAGTTTTACCCAAAAACGTCGAAAACGGAAACTGCAATTGATTTTCCATTTTTGGCTGAGACGACTGATCTCGAAGAAAATAATCTATATCCGTTTGTTTTTCTTTATCCAGATGGAAATTTATTCATTTACGCGAATAATCGGGCTATTTTCTTCGATTATGTTAATAATCAAGTTGTCAAAAATTTTCCTATAATTCCGGGAGGTGATCCGAGGAACTACCCGAGCACCGGCTCTAGTGTACTACTCCCGATGCGGATCGTAAAAGGAAACGTGCCCGAGGTTGAGTTTTTGATATGTGGTGGTGCACCAAAGTTATCGTTCCTTCATGCAAATAATAATCAGATTTTTGATAAAGCTATGGATACATGCGGTCGGATGAAAATATCCGACCCGGATCCAAAGTGGGTTATGGAGACCATGCCGTTAGCACGTGTCATGGGTGACATGTTGTTATTACCAAATGGTCATGTTTTGATTATTAACGGTGGGTCAGCCGGGGCAGCTGCATGGGAAATTGGGCGGGACCCGGTTTTAACCCCGGTCATTTACCGACCCGATAACCCGAAAGGAACCCGTTTCGAGGTACAAACCGGATCCGGCACACCTCGAATGTACCACTCGACAGCACTTTTGATTCGAGATGGATCCATTCTTGTAGGTGGAAGTAACCCTCATGATAAATACCAATTTGGTCTGGACGTACTTTTTCCTACCGAGTTAAGTTTGGAGAAATTTTCACCTTCGTATCTCGATTCAACTGAATCGGGTAAACGTCCGGTTATAACGTCACCGGGTTCGGGTACTTCTACCAAGTATGGTAAACGGATGGTTATAACATTTGCGGTTACTGAAAATGTGAATCCGGGTTTGGTCAAGGTTACAATGGTGTCACCCTCGTTTAATACACACTCGTTTTCAATGAATCAAAGGTTGTTGATACTTGAAAGTGACATCGCTACTACACTCCTCGATAGTTCAAAATATCAGATTACGGTAACGATGCCACCGTCGAATTTGATTGCTCCACCCGGGTATTATATGCTGTTTGTGGTGCATAAAGATATACCAAGTGAAGGCATCTGGGTTCATATTAAATGA